Proteins co-encoded in one Rudaeicoccus suwonensis genomic window:
- a CDS encoding metal-sensitive transcriptional regulator: MAGYTGSKDDYLKRLRRIEGQVRGIQRMVEDDTYCIDVLTQVSAITKALQSVSLGLLEDHVGHCVVGAARESDEAAEAKVREAADAIARLVRS; the protein is encoded by the coding sequence ATGGCGGGTTACACCGGCAGCAAAGACGACTACCTGAAGCGGTTACGCCGGATCGAAGGCCAGGTCCGCGGCATACAGCGCATGGTCGAGGACGACACCTACTGCATCGACGTGCTGACCCAGGTCAGCGCCATCACCAAAGCACTGCAGTCGGTGAGCCTCGGCCTGCTCGAAGACCACGTCGGGCACTGCGTCGTCGGTGCAGCACGTGAGTCGGACGAGGCCGCCGAAGCCAAAGTCCGCGAAGCCGCCGACGCCATCGCCCGGCTCGTGCGCAGTTGA
- a CDS encoding TetR family transcriptional regulator: protein MATAERRRGRPPQLSKKQIVAAVSAGHNVDELTMRELASRLGVGHSALYRWVRNRDELFDLLGAEVVDRVLSDAGAVTGDWRADLRRIARAMHVRILAVPGYATHLTRPHPHDAHATDRLRSAVIDLFVAGGIGHEAARRSWYITVTGVIGWLAFQEQPHHLGASAPTFDTYLEVLVRGLPADD from the coding sequence GTGGCAACAGCGGAGCGTCGCCGCGGCCGTCCGCCGCAGCTGAGCAAGAAGCAGATCGTGGCTGCCGTCTCCGCTGGGCACAATGTGGACGAGCTGACGATGCGCGAACTCGCGTCACGACTAGGAGTGGGGCACAGCGCGCTGTATCGGTGGGTGCGCAACCGCGACGAACTTTTTGATCTGCTGGGCGCTGAGGTCGTCGACCGCGTTCTGTCTGACGCCGGGGCAGTCACCGGTGACTGGCGCGCAGATCTGCGTCGGATCGCACGGGCGATGCACGTTCGGATTCTTGCCGTCCCAGGCTATGCGACGCACCTGACGCGTCCGCATCCACACGACGCGCACGCCACTGACCGCTTGCGATCAGCAGTGATCGATCTGTTCGTGGCTGGTGGCATCGGCCACGAAGCCGCGCGCCGGAGTTGGTACATCACTGTTACCGGCGTGATCGGCTGGCTGGCGTTTCAGGAGCAGCCCCACCATCTCGGGGCCTCAGCCCCGACCTTCGATACGTATCTCGAGGTCCTGGTGCGAGGCCTACCCGCGGACGACTGA